The genome window AGTTTGATTGCGCATTCATTTGCTTCGGCCCCACTATTAGCAAAAAATAGCTCATATTCTCCACCAAGTAGATTTGAAATTTTATCAGCTAATTTAGATTGCGGGGTAATGTTATATAAATTTGATGTATGAAGTAAGGTTTTAGACTGTTTTGATATGATTTTTGCTACACCTTTATGGCTATGACCTAAAGCACAAACTCCAATCCCGCTAGCAAAATCTATATAATCCTTACCATATTCATCCCATAAAGTAGCACCATAACCACGCACAAATCCTACATCTGCTCTTAAATAATTATTCATCAGCATAAATCAATCCTTATAGTGAATTTGCGGCAAATTCCAATTTCTATAATATGCTACCAGCCGCCATGTAACACCAAATATAAATAAAACAAATATCCAATAAATACTAGTAAGCCCTGCTAAATGCATCAAATAGTATATAGCTCCAACGCCCATACTAATCGTTCCATATAATCCAGTCTTTAAAAACCAAGGAACTTCATTTAGCAATACATCACGCATAATTCCGCCACCAACACCATTAAAAAACGCCACCATAATCACGCCAAAAATATTAAGCCCAAACTCTAAAGATACAATAGCCCCAACAATAGAAAAGCTTACTACATCTACTGCATCAGTCATAATAAATATAAATTTTTTATCTAGATTACTTCTTTCTTTTTGGTGAAATTTAAGTAAAAACGCCAAAATCATAACAGCCAATACAATACAAACAGGAATATAATGTGTAAAAGAATATGCAGGGCGACCCACGATCATATCGCGAATCAATCCTCCGCCAAGTGCAGTTAAAAATGCTGCTAAAAATACGCCTAGCCAGTCACAGCCTCTGCGTATTCCAAACAAAAATCCGCTCAAAGATGCTGAGGCTATACCGACATATTCTGCAAATAAAAAAGCTTCCATTGCTAACTTTGAGCTTTATAAGATTTAGAATTCAGATTTAATAGATTCAACCCATTTATCGGCTCTAGCTTGCCAATCTTTGTCATTTTTATAATCAATTGCAAGACCAATAAATTTGCCATTTATAAATGATAGTGAATTTTTAAACGCATATCCATCAATATCAGTAGCACCAACAAGTTTAACACCACGAATATGTGGTAAAAACTCCACTAAACCATCAAGAAATGTCGTAGGATGTTTAACCTGCCCGCCTACACCTACTAAAGCTAGAGTTTTACCGCCAAACTCAGCCTCAGCTATAATATCCAATTTAGCTTTAAAATCTTTTTGTAAATCACCATGACCATGAGTAGAAGCTGCAAAAATTAATTTATCATAGCTATTTAAAAAATCAAGTGTAAGTTCTTTTGCATCAATTATCTCGCTATCAAAATTCTTTGCTATATACTCTGCAACTACTTTTGTATCGCCAGCATTTGTACCATATACTACGCCAACTTTTGCCATTTTTTTCCTTTAATATTTAAATTTAAAGCAGAAATTATATCAAAGTAAAGTCTAAAATTTGCTTAATTATTTTGTTATAATAAGATACCAAAGCCACAAATATTGGCTTTGGTTTAATTAAGTTATTGCATACATTTAGAAGCGTATGCAAGTCCTAGATCATAAGCTTTATTGTTTGCCTCTTTTACCTTATCTGGAACTGAGCTTAGCATCTTAGCTCTTACTATCTCTTCATCCATTACGCCTGTAAATTTTACAGCTACACCAAGAGCTACAACGCTTTGAGTAATTACATTACCAACTTCATCTTTTGCAATTGATATAATTGGAATTTCATAGATTTTCCAGCGTTTTTTATCTGCTTCGCTAGGTTTAACCAAATTTGGTTCAACAACTATAATACCACCATCTTTTACGCCATCTTTAAAGGTATCATAGCTATTTTGAGCAGTTGCAAGCATAAAGCAAATTTCACCTTCATTTGCATATGGATACTTAATCTCTTCATCGCTTAAAATGATATCAACCTTAGTTGGACCACCACGTACTTGAGATGTGTATGTAGATGCTTTTACGCCATATCCACCAGCTTCAATTTTAGCTGCTGAAAGAATCTCACCAGCTAAGATAACACCTTGACCGCCAACACCAACAAATCTTAACTCTGCTAAACTCATATTATCTCCTCAAAGTTGACTTTTGTCTTATTTTGAGCTGCTTCTTTTACTTTAGCATATGCTTTGCAATACTCTATACGATTTTCATCTTTAAATAGTATGCCTGTAGGAAACTTACCTTTTTTCTCTTCATCGCTAAGAGTGTCAAATTTAGCCTTAGATACTGTTCTATCATCTATCCATTTAACCATTTGAGTAGCTTCACCCATTTTGTTTTTTCTACCTAGATTAATATGGCAATTAGAGAATATATCAAAGAAGCTATAACCTTCATGTTTAAAGCCTTCTATTAACATTTTTTCAATTCTAGTTGGGTTAATAACTGTCTCACGACCAACAAATGTTGCACCAGCAGCAGTTGCTAGTTTAGCAGCATCAAAGTTTGGATCGATATTACCCCATTGAGCTGTAACAGTCCAAAAACCTTGTGGAGTTGTAGGACTTGTTTGTGAGTTTGTAAGACCATAGATAAAATTATTAATTAAAATATGATTAATATCTATATTTCTACGGCAACCATGAATTGTATGATTACCGCCGATTGCTAAGCCATCGCCATCACCAGTTACTACAATTACATGTTTTTCTGGATTTGCCAGCTTAATACCTGTAGCATATGCAATTGCACGGCCGTGAGTTGTATGTACTGTATTGCAATTTACATAGCTTGAGAAGCGTCCGCTACATCCAATACCGCTTACTACACAAACATCATCCATATTCCAGCCCATTGCATCTATAGCACGGATAACACTTTTTAAGATGACGCCATCACCGCAACCCCAGCACCAAAGTGTTGGCATTTTACTTGTTCTT of Campylobacter vicugnae contains these proteins:
- a CDS encoding trimeric intracellular cation channel family protein, with protein sequence MEAFLFAEYVGIASASLSGFLFGIRRGCDWLGVFLAAFLTALGGGLIRDMIVGRPAYSFTHYIPVCIVLAVMILAFLLKFHQKERSNLDKKFIFIMTDAVDVVSFSIVGAIVSLEFGLNIFGVIMVAFFNGVGGGIMRDVLLNEVPWFLKTGLYGTISMGVGAIYYLMHLAGLTSIYWIFVLFIFGVTWRLVAYYRNWNLPQIHYKD
- a CDS encoding flavodoxin domain-containing protein, with protein sequence MAKVGVVYGTNAGDTKVVAEYIAKNFDSEIIDAKELTLDFLNSYDKLIFAASTHGHGDLQKDFKAKLDIIAEAEFGGKTLALVGVGGQVKHPTTFLDGLVEFLPHIRGVKLVGATDIDGYAFKNSLSFINGKFIGLAIDYKNDKDWQARADKWVESIKSEF
- a CDS encoding 2-oxoacid:acceptor oxidoreductase family protein; translation: MSLAELRFVGVGGQGVILAGEILSAAKIEAGGYGVKASTYTSQVRGGPTKVDIILSDEEIKYPYANEGEICFMLATAQNSYDTFKDGVKDGGIIVVEPNLVKPSEADKKRWKIYEIPIISIAKDEVGNVITQSVVALGVAVKFTGVMDEEIVRAKMLSSVPDKVKEANNKAYDLGLAYASKCMQ
- a CDS encoding 2-oxoglutarate ferredoxin oxidoreductase subunit beta, translated to MAFNYDNYLRTSKMPTLWCWGCGDGVILKSVIRAIDAMGWNMDDVCVVSGIGCSGRFSSYVNCNTVHTTHGRAIAYATGIKLANPEKHVIVVTGDGDGLAIGGNHTIHGCRRNIDINHILINNFIYGLTNSQTSPTTPQGFWTVTAQWGNIDPNFDAAKLATAAGATFVGRETVINPTRIEKMLIEGFKHEGYSFFDIFSNCHINLGRKNKMGEATQMVKWIDDRTVSKAKFDTLSDEEKKGKFPTGILFKDENRIEYCKAYAKVKEAAQNKTKVNFEEII